A window of Phytoactinopolyspora mesophila contains these coding sequences:
- a CDS encoding endonuclease/exonuclease/phosphatase family protein, which translates to MSAPAHTDGDATVAIRVLTFNIRHGEGIDDRLDLERIARIIHAADADVVALQEVDRHFGGRSQFLDQTWWLGRRLGMTAVYGPDMTLPPPDIGRPLREYGNAILSRLPIETWDHVPLPAWPGLESRGLLRASVLADKVPVAVWTAHLSHENPEQRAEQARAITRIIPEAPTRLILTGDLNDVPESPTLSELTRTLTDTWAATRTEHGRTYDSVTRTIRIDYILTSADVGIARVDLIDVGDASDHLAVIADLLVPRE; encoded by the coding sequence ATGAGCGCCCCGGCCCACACCGACGGTGACGCCACAGTCGCGATACGGGTCCTGACGTTCAACATCCGCCATGGCGAAGGCATCGACGACCGTCTCGATCTCGAGAGAATCGCCCGGATCATCCATGCCGCCGACGCCGACGTCGTGGCCCTGCAGGAGGTAGACCGGCATTTCGGCGGCCGCAGCCAGTTTCTCGATCAGACCTGGTGGCTGGGCCGCCGCCTCGGCATGACCGCGGTGTACGGCCCAGACATGACTCTGCCGCCGCCAGACATCGGCCGTCCACTGCGGGAATACGGCAACGCGATCTTGAGCCGGCTCCCAATCGAGACGTGGGACCACGTTCCGTTGCCGGCCTGGCCTGGTTTGGAGTCACGTGGACTGCTGCGCGCGTCGGTCCTGGCCGACAAGGTCCCGGTCGCGGTGTGGACCGCCCACCTCTCCCACGAAAACCCGGAACAACGAGCGGAGCAGGCCCGCGCCATCACCCGGATCATCCCCGAGGCACCGACCCGGCTCATCCTGACCGGCGACCTGAACGACGTGCCCGAAAGCCCGACCCTCTCCGAGCTCACCCGCACATTGACCGACACGTGGGCGGCCACCCGTACCGAGCATGGCCGCACCTACGACTCGGTGACCCGGACAATTCGCATCGACTACATCCTGACCTCTGCTGACGTCGGTATCGCCCGAGTCGACCTTATCGACGTGGGTGACGCGTCCGACCACCTCGCCGTCATCGCGGATCTCCTCGTGCCCAGGGAATAG
- a CDS encoding DeoR family transcriptional regulator, translating into MLRATRRRSARITSIVEQLVAGAEVSVRSLAREFRVSAATIRRDLVLLEQQGILSRTHGGAVSSDEFAAPPLPYRAEHTEAKARIAVRAAASIPALHNRGCSGRRWASAVRRCPDRGRGLPMMEVPTPPIWKTST; encoded by the coding sequence ATGCTTCGTGCCACCCGTCGCCGTTCGGCCCGCATCACGTCCATTGTCGAGCAGCTGGTGGCGGGTGCCGAGGTGAGTGTGCGGTCCCTGGCCCGCGAGTTCCGCGTGTCCGCTGCCACAATCCGCCGCGACCTCGTCCTTTTGGAGCAGCAAGGAATTCTCTCCCGGACCCACGGCGGCGCGGTGTCGTCCGATGAATTCGCTGCGCCCCCCTTGCCTTATCGCGCCGAGCACACCGAGGCGAAAGCCCGAATCGCCGTCCGCGCCGCGGCATCGATACCGGCTCTTCACAATCGAGGGTGTAGCGGTCGGCGGTGGGCGTCGGCGGTGCGTCGGTGTCCGGATAGAGGTCGAGGTCTCCCGATGATGGAGGTTCCTACGCCGCCCATCTGGAAGACCTCGACGTG